The following are from one region of the Rhodopirellula sp. P2 genome:
- a CDS encoding transposase: MNSEPVAFFITFTVYGSFLQGDRRWWRSRTEGAKSPQPRLEQWHRDRLKHDVLLLRPDQRDAIKEELTRLCDHCGWKLWRANPRSNHVHVVVTATGLAGRKVLNQIKANCTRVLRERWPVYIGRPVWTSGGDCEFIDQEDELERVVRYVDEAQDRVGRDG, translated from the coding sequence GTGAATTCCGAGCCAGTCGCCTTTTTCATCACCTTCACGGTCTACGGCTCCTTTTTGCAGGGGGATCGGCGGTGGTGGCGGTCGCGGACAGAGGGTGCCAAATCACCGCAGCCACGGCTTGAGCAATGGCATCGGGACCGACTCAAGCACGACGTTCTGTTGCTGCGACCCGATCAACGTGATGCGATCAAGGAGGAACTCACGCGGCTCTGCGACCACTGTGGTTGGAAGCTATGGAGAGCCAACCCGCGTTCCAATCATGTGCATGTTGTCGTCACGGCTACCGGACTGGCCGGACGCAAGGTTTTGAATCAAATCAAGGCAAACTGCACCCGCGTGTTGCGAGAACGCTGGCCCGTCTATATCGGGCGTCCTGTCTGGACGTCGGGTGGTGATTGCGAGTTCATCGATCAAGAGGATGAACTTGAACGCGTCGTTCGCTACGTCGATGAGGCGCAAGATCGAGTTGGACGCGATGGGTGA
- a CDS encoding SMP-30/gluconolactonase/LRE family protein — protein MSSAPVLRVANPLNVPDSDALRFLPEGPMAMVGDGKLSWVGIQHGADVTHGSINVLDLATQSNQSFDLPGRPGFAFQCQTAGKFVAGVERSLGIFDTNSGEWTPFCEGVDEDVTNTIINDGLAFDDNLLFGTKDLAFAEKKAGLYLYRGSDQQLIRLRDDQICSNGKMIRRDEAGNLFLIDIDSPTRTIVEYSLDVAAGTLGEPRVVLDLTSDPGVPDGAILTPDGSGIIVAIFHPGVAEHGETRLYDLASGELRTVWQTPGSPQNTCPALVPHEGKLKLIITTAVENFSVEDQAKCPNAGRLFVGETDYVADDSFERTTWPV, from the coding sequence ATGTCGTCAGCACCCGTACTTCGCGTTGCCAACCCTCTGAATGTTCCTGACAGTGACGCCTTGCGTTTTCTGCCAGAAGGTCCGATGGCGATGGTGGGCGACGGCAAATTGTCATGGGTGGGGATTCAGCACGGCGCCGATGTGACTCACGGCAGCATCAACGTGTTGGACCTCGCCACGCAATCGAATCAATCGTTCGATTTGCCGGGACGCCCAGGGTTCGCGTTTCAATGTCAAACGGCGGGCAAGTTTGTGGCCGGTGTGGAACGTTCGCTCGGGATCTTTGACACCAACTCCGGCGAGTGGACGCCGTTCTGCGAGGGCGTGGACGAGGACGTCACCAACACGATCATCAACGATGGTTTGGCATTTGACGACAACCTTCTTTTCGGAACCAAGGACTTGGCGTTCGCGGAGAAGAAGGCAGGGTTGTACCTGTATCGCGGGAGTGACCAACAGTTGATCCGCCTGCGTGACGATCAAATCTGCAGCAACGGCAAGATGATCCGCCGAGATGAGGCGGGCAATTTGTTCTTGATCGACATCGATTCGCCAACACGAACGATCGTGGAGTATTCGTTGGACGTTGCTGCCGGAACGCTTGGCGAGCCTCGCGTGGTGTTGGACCTGACCAGCGACCCGGGCGTCCCGGACGGTGCGATTTTGACGCCCGATGGCAGCGGCATCATCGTCGCGATCTTTCATCCCGGTGTGGCGGAACACGGTGAGACCCGTCTTTACGATCTGGCGAGCGGCGAGCTTCGTACGGTCTGGCAAACACCCGGGTCGCCGCAAAACACCTGTCCGGCGCTGGTGCCTCACGAAGGCAAACTGAAGTTGATCATCACAACCGCCGTTGAGAACTTCAGCGTGGAAGATCAAGCCAAGTGCCCCAACGCTGGACGCCTGTTCGTCGGCGAAACGGACTACGTCGCGGACGATTCATTTGAACGGACCACGTGGCCCGTGTGA
- a CDS encoding DUF4404 family protein: MRSELDAAIAHLHEQLADIDDLDPAEIERLKTELDEIRETLDEQDVNSATLAERWKTQVEHFRESYPVLTENAGRVADMLAQMGI, from the coding sequence ATGCGAAGCGAATTGGACGCCGCGATTGCTCACCTTCATGAACAACTCGCCGACATTGACGACTTGGATCCCGCTGAAATCGAACGACTGAAAACAGAACTCGACGAGATTCGTGAAACGCTCGATGAACAAGACGTGAACTCAGCGACGTTGGCTGAACGTTGGAAAACGCAAGTCGAACATTTCCGCGAGTCCTATCCTGTGCTGACCGAAAACGCGGGCCGCGTCGCGGACATGTTGGCCCAAATGGGAATCTGA
- a CDS encoding MotA/TolQ/ExbB proton channel family protein, producing the protein MMRPAELLAPRTWLFSVGLVLASLVLFGTSLTTSFAQDDAMAEFGEDPVAEAPVEPAGPGAAEQPAGDVGAANPGGGNTAPAAADQSLLEWVFESLGAAYLIVFLALSVTLVSLFVMNMLAARRDTLCPTELVEEFSQRIAANDNQGAYDLAKADESVLGQVLAAGLAKVSKGYNKALEAMQEVGEEESMKLEHRLSYMALIGNLSPMIGLFGTVQGMISSFQVIATGGSTPKPSDLAAGISTALFTTLVGLAVAIPAIAAYNILRNRVARLLLEVGVESENLMSKFEDLTPKSGARG; encoded by the coding sequence ATGATGCGTCCTGCTGAACTGTTGGCTCCTCGAACTTGGCTCTTCTCTGTGGGTCTCGTTCTCGCTTCTTTGGTTTTGTTCGGGACGTCGCTCACGACCAGCTTCGCACAAGACGATGCGATGGCGGAGTTCGGTGAAGACCCGGTCGCGGAAGCACCTGTCGAGCCAGCCGGTCCCGGCGCCGCAGAACAACCTGCTGGCGATGTCGGTGCAGCCAACCCTGGTGGCGGCAACACAGCCCCCGCTGCCGCCGATCAATCGTTGCTGGAGTGGGTCTTTGAATCACTCGGGGCCGCCTACCTGATCGTGTTCTTGGCACTGTCAGTGACGCTTGTCTCCCTGTTCGTCATGAACATGTTGGCGGCACGACGCGACACGCTCTGCCCCACCGAATTGGTCGAAGAGTTCAGTCAACGAATCGCGGCCAACGACAACCAAGGTGCGTATGACCTAGCAAAAGCCGACGAATCCGTGCTTGGCCAGGTTCTGGCGGCCGGGTTGGCAAAGGTCAGCAAAGGCTACAACAAAGCTCTCGAAGCGATGCAGGAAGTCGGCGAAGAGGAAAGCATGAAGCTCGAGCACCGACTCAGCTACATGGCATTGATTGGCAACCTTTCGCCCATGATCGGGTTGTTTGGAACGGTCCAAGGGATGATCTCCTCGTTCCAAGTCATCGCGACCGGCGGATCGACGCCCAAGCCATCCGATTTGGCCGCCGGTATCTCAACCGCTTTGTTCACCACACTGGTTGGACTCGCCGTCGCGATTCCCGCGATCGCGGCCTACAACATCCTTCGCAACCGGGTCGCTCGACTGCTGTTGGAAGTGGGCGTGGAAAGCGAAAATCTAATGAGCAAATTCGAAGACCTGACGCCCAAGTCCGGAGCCCGCGGCTGA
- a CDS encoding ExbD/TolR family protein translates to MRVKRTEVDMAEGDMTPMIDMTFQLIAFFMVLINFAQTEANDNVVLPNSRLVKPPEVALEFPIILHVGADGRIFLGGDDYTAETLRIGLERELAVVRAEGKAVSDANVIIRGHKDVAAGEVQEIIRVCQDSKLENFALRVKEDRS, encoded by the coding sequence ATGCGAGTCAAACGCACCGAAGTCGACATGGCGGAAGGTGACATGACGCCGATGATCGACATGACGTTTCAGTTGATCGCCTTCTTCATGGTCCTGATCAATTTCGCTCAGACAGAAGCCAACGACAACGTTGTGTTGCCAAACAGTCGGTTGGTCAAACCACCCGAAGTGGCACTCGAGTTCCCGATCATTTTGCATGTGGGTGCCGACGGTCGTATCTTCCTGGGTGGCGACGACTACACCGCCGAAACACTCCGCATTGGTCTGGAACGAGAACTGGCCGTGGTTCGTGCCGAAGGCAAGGCGGTCAGCGATGCCAACGTGATCATCCGGGGGCACAAAGACGTTGCCGCCGGAGAAGTCCAAGAGATCATTCGCGTCTGCCAGGATTCCAAGCTGGAAAACTTTGCGTTGCGGGTCAAAGAGGATCGCTCATGA